A stretch of Streptococcus chenjunshii DNA encodes these proteins:
- a CDS encoding acetolactate synthase large subunit, whose translation MKEVKLEEKKNGSELVLETLASLGIKTIFGYPGGAVLPLYDAIYSFKGIRHILARHEQGALHEAEGFAKSTGELGVALVTSGPGATNAITGIADGMGDSVPMLVFTGQVATPGIGKDAFQEADIIGVTMPITKYNYQIRDVADIPRVVTEAVHIATTGRPGPVVIDLPRDIAEKKTDFYYDPSLDIPSYQPTVEPNGLQVKKILQQLKKAKKPLIVAGGGANYAGASKELQVFAERYNIPVVSTLLSLGVMPIEHPLSLGMGGMHGSYAANMALTQCDFMINFGSRFADRLTGNPATFAKNAVVAHIDIDPAEIGKVVKTQIPVVGDARKALELLLSFDEVRTRHDEWTEQVLANKQKAPFGYDFDEEIIKPQHAIETIGKLTKGDALVVTDVGQHQMWVAQYYPFKKERQIITSGGLGTMGFGIPAAIGAKLANPDKEVILFVGDGGFQMTNQELAILNGYGIPIKVVLINNHSLGMVRQWQESFYNEHRSESTFDDEPNFQLLAEAYGIAHYKFSDPHSLEKDLQVIQDNKPMLIEINISNREHVYPMVPSGKANSEMLGVKFNA comes from the coding sequence GTGAAAGAAGTTAAATTAGAAGAGAAAAAAAATGGCTCTGAATTGGTTCTGGAGACCCTGGCAAGTTTGGGAATTAAAACGATTTTTGGCTATCCTGGAGGGGCTGTTTTGCCGCTCTATGACGCTATTTATAGTTTTAAGGGTATCCGCCATATTTTGGCTCGCCATGAGCAAGGAGCCCTCCATGAGGCTGAAGGTTTTGCCAAATCAACAGGGGAATTGGGCGTGGCTTTGGTGACAAGCGGCCCCGGAGCAACAAATGCCATTACAGGGATTGCCGATGGTATGGGAGACAGTGTCCCCATGCTTGTATTCACTGGTCAGGTGGCTACTCCGGGAATCGGTAAAGATGCTTTTCAAGAAGCAGATATTATCGGGGTAACCATGCCGATTACTAAGTATAATTATCAAATTCGCGATGTAGCGGACATTCCCCGTGTCGTGACTGAGGCCGTCCATATCGCTACGACTGGCCGGCCGGGGCCGGTAGTCATTGATCTGCCCAGAGATATTGCAGAGAAGAAAACGGATTTTTATTACGATCCCAGCCTTGATATCCCTAGCTACCAGCCGACTGTTGAACCTAATGGTCTGCAGGTGAAAAAAATTCTGCAGCAGCTGAAAAAAGCGAAAAAGCCTTTGATTGTTGCTGGCGGCGGTGCTAATTATGCCGGTGCCTCTAAGGAACTGCAGGTATTTGCTGAACGTTACAACATCCCTGTTGTTTCAACCCTTCTCAGTTTGGGTGTCATGCCAATTGAACACCCTTTATCGCTGGGAATGGGAGGCATGCATGGTTCTTATGCAGCCAATATGGCCTTGACACAGTGCGATTTTATGATTAACTTTGGTTCGCGTTTTGCCGACCGGCTGACCGGCAATCCGGCAACCTTTGCCAAAAATGCAGTCGTTGCTCATATTGACATTGATCCGGCTGAAATAGGCAAAGTAGTTAAGACCCAAATTCCGGTCGTCGGGGATGCCAGAAAGGCTCTGGAGCTGCTTCTGAGTTTTGATGAGGTCAGAACCAGACACGATGAGTGGACCGAGCAAGTCTTAGCTAATAAACAAAAGGCGCCCTTTGGCTATGATTTTGATGAAGAGATCATTAAACCGCAGCATGCTATTGAAACTATCGGTAAGCTGACTAAAGGGGATGCGCTTGTCGTAACGGATGTCGGCCAGCATCAGATGTGGGTTGCCCAATATTATCCTTTTAAGAAAGAACGCCAGATTATCACTTCCGGCGGTCTTGGGACGATGGGCTTCGGCATTCCGGCAGCTATCGGAGCAAAATTAGCTAATCCGGATAAAGAGGTCATTCTTTTTGTCGGTGACGGCGGTTTTCAGATGACTAATCAGGAATTGGCGATTTTAAATGGCTACGGTATTCCGATTAAGGTTGTCCTGATTAATAACCATTCCCTTGGGATGGTGCGCCAGTGGCAGGAGTCCTTCTACAATGAGCACCGCAGTGAATCCACCTTTGATGATGAGCCGAATTTTCAGCTGCTGGCAGAAGCTTATGGTATCGCACATTATAAGTTTTCCGATCCTCACAGTCTGGAAAAAGATCTACAGGTGATTCAGGATAATAAACCGATGCTGATTGAGATTAATATTTCCAATCGCGAGCATGTTTACCCGATGGTACCGAGCGGTAAGGCTAATAGTGAGATGTTGGGGGTGAAGTTTAATGCGTAG
- a CDS encoding DAK2 domain-containing protein: protein MSNITTSLFQEMIQAASTRLGKQAEYVNSLNVFPVPDGDTGTNMGMTMDNGAKEVADKPANTVGEVGQILAKGLLMGARGNSGVITSQLFRGFSQAIRDKEELTGQDLALAFQAGVEVAYKAVMKPVEGTILTVSRGAAAGALKKAEETDDAIAVMQAALDGAKRALAKTPEMLPVLKEVGVVDSGGQGLVFIYEGFLAALTGEYIASEDFQATPANMSEMINAAHHQSVAGHVATDEITFGYCTEIMVALKQGPTYVKEFNYDEFQGYLSGLGDSLLVVNDDDIVKVHVHTEDPGLVMQEGLKYGSLVKVKVDNMRNQHEAQVEKEEKLALDSSAEAPKEYGLLAVAAGDGLAEIFRSQGVDYIISGGQTMNPSTEDIVKAIEAVNAKQVIILPNNKNILLAAQSAAEVVGIPAAVIASKTVPQGFTSLLAFDPSKSLDENTEAMSAVLNDVVSGSVTVAVRDTSIDGLDIHKDDLLGMVDGKIVASDTDVKTVLQETFAKMIDEDSEIITIYIGEGGKEKTAKEIAAYLEERYDDIEAEIHQGDQPVYPYLMSVE, encoded by the coding sequence GTGTCAAATATTACAACAAGTTTATTTCAAGAGATGATCCAGGCTGCCAGCACACGCCTGGGAAAACAAGCAGAATATGTTAACTCCCTTAATGTTTTTCCTGTTCCGGACGGTGACACAGGGACCAATATGGGAATGACTATGGACAACGGCGCTAAAGAAGTTGCTGACAAGCCGGCAAATACTGTTGGGGAAGTCGGTCAGATCCTTGCGAAGGGTCTGTTAATGGGCGCACGCGGCAACTCTGGAGTAATCACTTCACAGCTTTTTCGCGGTTTCAGCCAGGCTATCCGTGATAAAGAAGAACTGACGGGACAAGATTTGGCCTTGGCTTTTCAGGCAGGTGTCGAGGTGGCTTATAAGGCTGTTATGAAGCCTGTCGAGGGAACTATTCTGACTGTTTCCCGCGGTGCAGCAGCAGGTGCTTTAAAAAAAGCGGAAGAGACGGATGATGCTATTGCTGTTATGCAGGCTGCTCTTGATGGTGCTAAACGGGCTTTAGCTAAAACGCCGGAGATGCTGCCGGTTTTAAAAGAAGTCGGTGTGGTTGATTCAGGCGGTCAGGGACTGGTCTTTATCTATGAAGGCTTTCTGGCTGCCCTTACTGGAGAATATATCGCTTCGGAGGACTTTCAGGCAACCCCTGCCAACATGTCAGAAATGATCAATGCTGCCCATCATCAGTCAGTTGCCGGACATGTAGCGACTGACGAAATTACTTTTGGCTACTGCACAGAAATCATGGTGGCCCTTAAGCAGGGTCCGACCTATGTGAAAGAATTCAATTATGATGAATTTCAGGGTTATCTGAGCGGTTTAGGCGATTCTCTGCTGGTTGTCAATGATGATGATATAGTCAAAGTGCATGTCCATACGGAAGATCCCGGACTGGTTATGCAGGAAGGCCTGAAGTATGGCTCGCTGGTCAAAGTAAAAGTAGACAACATGCGGAACCAGCATGAAGCACAGGTTGAAAAAGAAGAAAAACTGGCACTGGATTCATCGGCAGAGGCCCCTAAAGAATATGGCCTGCTTGCCGTTGCTGCAGGTGACGGGCTGGCTGAGATTTTCAGATCACAGGGAGTGGACTATATCATTTCAGGCGGTCAGACGATGAACCCGTCAACCGAAGATATTGTCAAAGCTATTGAAGCAGTCAATGCTAAACAGGTCATTATTTTACCTAATAACAAGAATATTTTGCTGGCAGCTCAGTCTGCTGCTGAAGTTGTTGGAATCCCAGCTGCTGTTATTGCCAGCAAGACTGTACCGCAAGGTTTTACCAGTCTTTTAGCTTTTGATCCGTCAAAATCGCTTGATGAAAATACTGAAGCGATGTCTGCTGTCCTGAATGATGTTGTCAGCGGCAGTGTCACTGTTGCAGTACGGGATACCAGTATTGATGGTCTCGACATTCATAAAGATGACCTTCTGGGAATGGTTGATGGCAAGATTGTGGCTTCTGATACGGATGTAAAAACTGTTTTACAGGAGACTTTCGCTAAAATGATTGATGAGGACAGTGAAATCATTACTATCTATATCGGTGAAGGCGGAAAAGAGAAAACAGCCAAAGAGATTGCTGCTTATCTGGAAGAACGCTATGACGATATTGAAGCTGAAATCCATCAAGGGGATCAGCCTGTTTATCCTTATTTGATGAGTGTTGAATAA
- the ilvN gene encoding acetolactate synthase small subunit gives MRRMLTARLQNSTGVLNRFTGVLSRRQVNIESISVGHTDEPDISRITIIIDVETLEEVEQIIKQLNRLIDVVRVRDITDIPHLEREVVLIKISAPAAKRAEILAIIQPFRASVVDVAPKSITIQMTGDAEKIEALLRVVKPYGIRNLARTGATGFSRDFS, from the coding sequence ATGCGTAGAATGTTAACAGCCAGGCTTCAAAATTCAACAGGGGTTCTAAACCGTTTCACAGGAGTCCTCTCGCGCAGGCAGGTCAATATTGAATCGATTTCGGTCGGTCATACTGATGAGCCAGATATCTCCCGGATTACAATTATTATTGATGTGGAAACCCTCGAAGAGGTTGAGCAGATTATCAAGCAGCTGAACCGCCTGATAGATGTTGTCCGTGTCCGTGATATTACGGATATTCCTCATCTGGAAAGGGAAGTGGTCTTGATTAAAATTTCTGCTCCTGCAGCTAAGCGGGCTGAAATTTTGGCGATTATCCAGCCTTTCCGTGCCAGTGTTGTCGATGTAGCTCCAAAATCGATTACCATTCAAATGACCGGCGACGCTGAGAAAATCGAAGCGCTGCTCCGTGTTGTAAAACCTTATGGAATCCGTAACCTTGCCCGCACGGGGGCAACAGGATTTTCAAGAGATTTTTCTTAG
- the rpmB gene encoding 50S ribosomal protein L28: protein MAKVCYFTGRKTVSGNNRSHAMNQTKRTVKPNLQKVTVLVDGKPKKVWASARALKSGKVERV, encoded by the coding sequence ATGGCAAAAGTATGTTATTTTACAGGGCGTAAAACGGTATCTGGGAACAATCGCTCACATGCGATGAATCAGACCAAACGTACCGTGAAACCAAATCTGCAAAAAGTTACTGTTCTTGTTGACGGAAAACCTAAAAAAGTTTGGGCATCAGCACGGGCACTTAAGTCCGGAAAAGTTGAACGGGTTTAA
- a CDS encoding M56 family metallopeptidase, translating into MTELLFSLTVTVLLTSLFIIILSALLLLLKTKVSAKTVYRLWLLILVSLLIPLRPHFGQGIVEVQFQSWAASSASASSNVAAAAQDISIWDKFQQFYWLYLLLAVWLLGFLIVLGRQFLAYYRFRAMLKHWGQTVTDKRIQKRLEISKTALGISRPINVLLCPVIKSPMLTGFYRPVILLPAAHYTDEELDLIFEHELVHYKHHDLYTNLFIVTILALHWFNPLVHFACREMQEAAEAYCDETVLGYHGTGYRFYYSETILSMIDRSSKNFGMLTSCFYSNKFNLRRRILTIMENGKSLAFLSPFLILLLSFSLLGSGSVFALAGQNLSGTDSQIAKPSVSKNVNEEKEEPVSTGQPAEEPAPAPASASDSANDQETALTDEAQTNQILSSAGTETQQPDGVSRSSDEDDDRDDDFDDDDD; encoded by the coding sequence ATGACGGAACTTTTATTCTCACTGACAGTCACTGTTCTTTTAACATCACTTTTTATTATTATTTTAAGTGCTTTGCTTTTACTTTTGAAAACAAAAGTTTCGGCTAAAACGGTCTATAGGCTTTGGCTGTTGATCTTGGTGAGTTTGCTTATCCCTTTGCGGCCGCATTTTGGACAGGGCATTGTAGAAGTACAGTTTCAGTCATGGGCGGCGAGCTCGGCTTCTGCTTCTTCAAATGTGGCAGCTGCAGCACAGGATATCAGTATTTGGGATAAGTTCCAGCAGTTTTATTGGCTTTATCTGCTTCTGGCTGTTTGGCTGCTTGGCTTTCTTATTGTTTTGGGCAGACAGTTTTTGGCTTATTATCGCTTCAGGGCAATGCTGAAACACTGGGGGCAAACTGTTACAGACAAACGGATTCAAAAACGGCTTGAGATCAGCAAAACAGCGCTCGGTATCAGCAGACCAATCAATGTTTTGCTTTGTCCTGTCATCAAGAGCCCGATGTTGACCGGCTTTTACCGTCCTGTCATCTTGCTGCCTGCAGCTCATTACACCGATGAAGAGTTGGATTTAATTTTTGAACATGAACTTGTCCATTATAAGCACCATGATTTATATACCAACTTATTTATCGTTACCATTTTGGCCCTGCATTGGTTCAACCCGCTTGTGCATTTTGCCTGCCGGGAAATGCAGGAAGCAGCAGAGGCTTATTGTGATGAAACTGTCCTTGGCTATCATGGCACTGGCTACCGTTTTTACTACAGTGAAACGATTCTGAGCATGATTGACCGTTCCAGTAAAAATTTTGGCATGCTGACTTCTTGCTTTTATTCCAATAAATTTAATTTGCGGCGCCGAATTTTAACGATTATGGAAAACGGAAAGTCTTTAGCTTTTCTGTCACCCTTTTTAATTCTGCTTCTGTCCTTCTCACTGCTTGGTTCGGGATCTGTTTTTGCTCTGGCAGGCCAAAATCTGTCTGGAACCGACAGCCAGATTGCCAAACCGTCCGTGTCGAAAAATGTGAATGAAGAAAAAGAGGAGCCGGTATCAACCGGTCAACCTGCAGAGGAGCCCGCTCCTGCTCCGGCTTCCGCTTCTGACAGCGCTAATGATCAAGAAACAGCTCTGACCGACGAAGCCCAGACAAATCAAATCCTTTCGTCTGCTGGTACAGAAACTCAGCAACCGGATGGGGTAAGCAGAAGCAGCGATGAAGATGATGACAGAGATGATGATTTTGATGATGACGATGATTGA
- the ilvC gene encoding ketol-acid reductoisomerase — MMAVTMEYEKDVKTAALSGKKIAVIGYGSQGHAHAQNLRDSGHDVIIGVRTGKSFDKAKEDGFSVYEVAEATKLADVIMILAPDEIQADLYASEIAPNLQAGNALGFAHGFNILFEYIKAPSDVDVFMCAPKGPGHLVRRTYTEGFGVPALYAVYQDATGNAKHIAMDWAKGVGAARVGLLETTFKEETEEDLFGEQAVLCGGLTALIETGFEVLTEAGYAPELAYFEVLHEMKLIVDLIYEGGFKKMRQSISNTAEFGDYVSGPRVITEQVKENMKAVLADIQSGKFAQEFVDDYKAGRPRLEAYRKAAADLEIEKVGAELRKAMPFVGQDDDDAFKIYN, encoded by the coding sequence ATTATGGCAGTAACAATGGAATATGAAAAAGATGTTAAAACAGCAGCTCTCAGCGGAAAAAAAATCGCTGTGATTGGTTATGGTTCGCAAGGCCATGCTCATGCTCAAAATCTGCGTGATTCCGGTCACGATGTGATCATCGGTGTTCGGACGGGTAAATCGTTTGATAAAGCTAAGGAAGACGGTTTTTCTGTTTATGAAGTAGCGGAAGCAACCAAGTTGGCTGATGTTATCATGATTTTAGCTCCGGATGAAATTCAGGCAGATCTCTATGCCTCCGAAATTGCTCCTAACCTTCAGGCAGGCAATGCCCTCGGCTTTGCCCATGGGTTTAATATTTTGTTTGAATATATCAAAGCACCTTCTGATGTGGATGTGTTCATGTGTGCCCCTAAAGGTCCGGGACATTTGGTTCGCCGTACCTATACAGAAGGTTTTGGTGTTCCGGCTCTCTATGCGGTTTATCAAGATGCTACAGGCAATGCCAAGCATATTGCCATGGATTGGGCTAAAGGAGTCGGTGCAGCCCGTGTTGGCCTGTTGGAAACAACCTTTAAAGAAGAAACCGAAGAGGACTTATTTGGGGAACAAGCTGTACTTTGCGGCGGTTTGACCGCACTGATTGAAACCGGCTTTGAGGTTCTTACTGAAGCCGGCTATGCTCCGGAGTTAGCTTATTTTGAAGTTCTGCATGAAATGAAGCTGATTGTTGACCTGATTTATGAGGGCGGCTTTAAGAAAATGCGTCAGTCTATTTCAAACACAGCTGAATTTGGCGATTATGTATCAGGACCGCGCGTGATTACAGAACAAGTCAAAGAAAATATGAAGGCTGTTCTTGCTGATATTCAATCTGGCAAATTTGCTCAGGAGTTTGTTGATGACTATAAAGCCGGCCGCCCACGTTTGGAAGCTTACCGCAAAGCGGCAGCAGATTTGGAAATTGAAAAGGTTGGTGCCGAATTGCGCAAAGCGATGCCGTTTGTTGGTCAGGACGACGATGACGCCTTTAAGATTTATAATTAA
- a CDS encoding helix-turn-helix transcriptional regulator, translating to MKTERLIGILSVLLQRDKVTAPELAELFEVSRRTINRDIETLCTAGIPIMTARGVNGGIQIMDGYRVDRTVLSNSDMQAILSGLKSLDSVSRTNRYLQLMEKLSAGTASSLSGDNHILINLSAWDKAAVSKRIELIHKAIESCNYLCFHYSSPSGESNRKIEPYYLIFQWSNWYVWGWCLKRQDFRLFKLNRMTAVSAGERFTKRDLPYPDLSNDRLFPHNHMVKAIIQPEYRFRILDDYGAESIAEQADGTFLFSFGFTDFESIISWVLSFGKGIELLEPHELREGLKHFGEDLVKKYS from the coding sequence ATGAAGACAGAACGATTGATTGGCATCCTTTCAGTTCTGCTTCAAAGGGATAAGGTCACCGCTCCGGAACTTGCGGAACTCTTTGAAGTGTCTCGAAGAACGATTAACCGGGATATTGAAACCCTTTGTACCGCCGGAATTCCTATTATGACTGCACGAGGCGTAAACGGCGGGATTCAAATTATGGATGGTTACAGAGTAGACCGCACTGTCCTTTCAAATTCAGATATGCAGGCAATTCTAAGCGGATTGAAGAGCCTCGATAGCGTGAGCAGGACGAATCGCTACTTGCAGCTTATGGAAAAACTGTCGGCAGGGACAGCATCTTCTCTTTCGGGAGATAATCATATTTTGATAAACTTATCTGCATGGGATAAAGCCGCAGTGTCTAAGCGTATTGAACTGATTCATAAGGCGATTGAAAGCTGCAATTACCTATGTTTTCACTATTCGTCACCTTCCGGCGAAAGCAACCGGAAAATTGAGCCTTACTATTTGATTTTCCAGTGGTCAAACTGGTATGTGTGGGGCTGGTGCCTGAAACGTCAAGATTTCAGATTATTCAAGCTGAACAGAATGACAGCTGTCTCTGCTGGGGAACGTTTTACAAAACGCGACCTTCCGTATCCTGACTTATCAAATGACAGACTATTTCCGCATAACCACATGGTAAAAGCGATTATCCAGCCTGAATATCGCTTTCGCATACTGGATGACTATGGAGCAGAATCTATTGCAGAGCAAGCAGACGGCACCTTTCTGTTTTCATTTGGCTTTACTGATTTTGAAAGTATAATATCTTGGGTACTGTCTTTCGGTAAGGGGATTGAATTGCTTGAACCCCATGAACTGAGAGAAGGCTTAAAACATTTTGGAGAGGATTTAGTAAAAAAATATTCTTAA
- a CDS encoding Asp23/Gls24 family envelope stress response protein, whose translation MTVKINTKDGQIELSDDVIATVVGGSATEIFGVVGMASKSAIKDNFQALLRKENYAKGVVVKSAETGITVDVYTVMSYGVKISEVSKNIQERVRFNLEKQLGLSADTVNVYIQNIKVVGED comes from the coding sequence ATGACTGTAAAAATTAATACAAAAGACGGGCAGATTGAGCTGTCTGATGATGTTATTGCGACGGTTGTCGGCGGCTCAGCAACAGAAATTTTCGGTGTTGTAGGGATGGCGAGCAAAAGTGCAATAAAGGATAATTTTCAGGCACTCTTACGCAAAGAAAACTATGCCAAAGGCGTTGTTGTAAAGTCTGCAGAGACTGGCATCACTGTAGATGTTTACACAGTGATGAGTTACGGCGTCAAAATAAGCGAAGTGTCCAAAAATATTCAGGAGCGTGTCAGATTTAATCTCGAGAAGCAGCTAGGGCTTTCTGCTGATACGGTAAATGTTTATATCCAAAATATCAAAGTTGTAGGAGAAGATTAG
- a CDS encoding BlaI/MecI/CopY family transcriptional regulator, with amino-acid sequence MKAMKRLPDAEFTVLKAIWHLPNPVTSSQIIGALGDDNHWKRQTLLTILARLIEKGFLSSERKGREGHYTALISEEEYMEVEAGHFFSRYEGQSFGHLMKSFFATHHLSEKDINDINQLIQERKQEK; translated from the coding sequence ATGAAAGCGATGAAACGTTTACCAGATGCGGAATTTACCGTTTTAAAAGCGATCTGGCATTTACCCAATCCGGTAACTTCCTCACAGATTATTGGGGCTTTAGGGGATGACAATCATTGGAAACGGCAGACACTTTTAACAATTTTAGCCCGTTTAATAGAGAAAGGCTTTTTAAGCAGTGAGCGCAAGGGGCGGGAAGGTCACTATACTGCACTTATTTCAGAAGAAGAGTATATGGAAGTAGAGGCCGGCCACTTCTTTAGCCGGTATGAAGGGCAGTCATTCGGCCATTTGATGAAATCTTTTTTTGCAACACATCATTTATCTGAAAAAGATATTAATGATATTAACCAGCTGATACAGGAAAGAAAACAGGAAAAGTAG
- a CDS encoding VOC family protein, with protein sequence MRLDGFGIFVNDMKTMVHFYRDVLGFEIQEEDDASNVYLKKDGTLFLLFRRSDFEKMTKQRFAYTNGINGHYEIALSVDNYDSVDETYNAVLAKGAVSVMPPTTEEWGQRTCYIADPEGNLIEISSFVKEV encoded by the coding sequence ATGCGGTTAGACGGATTTGGTATCTTTGTAAACGATATGAAAACTATGGTTCATTTTTATCGAGATGTCCTAGGCTTTGAAATCCAGGAAGAGGATGATGCCAGCAATGTTTATTTAAAAAAAGACGGGACATTGTTTCTCTTGTTTCGCCGCAGTGATTTTGAAAAAATGACAAAACAGCGCTTTGCATATACTAATGGCATCAATGGCCATTATGAGATTGCTTTGTCTGTCGATAATTATGATTCGGTTGATGAAACTTATAATGCAGTACTTGCTAAAGGAGCAGTATCAGTCATGCCGCCGACCACTGAGGAGTGGGGTCAGCGAACATGCTATATCGCTGATCCGGAAGGAAATCTGATTGAGATTAGTTCTTTCGTAAAGGAGGTATAA
- a CDS encoding GyrI-like domain-containing protein: MVFDYKKEYKEFYMPKNKPSIVNVPSMNYMAVRGQGDPNDTDGFYKQSIGLLYGVAFTIKMSKKGSHRIEGYFNYVVPPLEGFWWQEGANSIDYAHKDDFNWISVIRLPDFVTQTDFKWAIEEAAKKKKTDFSKVELLTYEEGLAVQCLHVGPYDEEPATILLMHEFMEKQGYTLDITDKRLHHEIYLSDARKVAPEKLKTIIRHPIRKH, from the coding sequence ATGGTGTTTGACTACAAAAAAGAATATAAAGAATTCTATATGCCAAAGAACAAACCCAGTATTGTCAATGTGCCAAGCATGAATTATATGGCTGTTCGCGGACAAGGCGATCCAAATGACACAGACGGTTTCTACAAACAGTCTATCGGTCTGCTCTACGGAGTCGCTTTCACCATCAAAATGAGCAAAAAAGGCAGTCATCGCATTGAAGGATACTTCAATTATGTTGTCCCGCCGCTTGAGGGCTTTTGGTGGCAGGAAGGCGCAAACAGTATTGACTACGCCCATAAAGATGACTTCAATTGGATATCCGTAATCCGTCTTCCGGATTTTGTGACACAGACTGATTTTAAATGGGCGATTGAAGAGGCAGCAAAGAAAAAGAAAACAGACTTCTCTAAGGTTGAGCTTTTAACTTATGAAGAGGGACTGGCTGTCCAATGTCTGCATGTTGGCCCATACGATGAGGAACCCGCTACCATTTTATTAATGCATGAGTTTATGGAAAAGCAGGGATACACGCTTGATATCACAGACAAGCGGCTGCATCACGAGATTTATCTGAGTGATGCCAGAAAAGTGGCTCCCGAAAAACTGAAAACTATCATCAGACATCCCATACGCAAGCACTAG